In Quercus robur chromosome 10, dhQueRobu3.1, whole genome shotgun sequence, a genomic segment contains:
- the LOC126701568 gene encoding uncharacterized protein LOC126701568 encodes MSFISTMIRRGISNTKILRSTSWCLANRFLTPDHTISNVNNMDKTDENTSLGVNGNRSYSSGGVGLPSYMRAAVFREPNKPLTIEEFQIPRPKAGEVLIKTKACGVCHSDLHVMKGELPFSSPCVVGHEITGEVVELGPLTDHKLIERYPIGSRVVGAFIMPCGNCSYCSKGHDDLCEDFFAYNRAKGTLYDGETRLFLRDGGTPVFMYSMGGLAEYCVVPVHALTNLPESLPYTESAILGCAVFTAYGAMAHAAEVRPGDSVAVIGVGGVGSSCLQIARAFGASDIIAVDVQDDKLQKAKLFGATHTINAKQEDAIEKIREITGGAGVDVAVEALGKPQTFFQCFNSVRDGGKAVMIGLTQSGAIGEVDINRLVRRKIQVIGSYGGRARQDLPKLVRLAETGIFNLSDAVSRKYTFEEAGQAFQDLNEGKIVGRAVIEIM; translated from the exons ATGTCTTTTATAAGTACCATGATCCGCAGAGGCATCTCTAACACCAAGATCCTGAGATCTACTAGTTGGTGCTTGGCTAATAGATTCCTCACCCCTGACCATACCATCTCTAACGTAAACAACATGGATAAGACTGACGAAAATACCAGTCTTGGTGTTAATGGTAATCGTAGTTATAGTTCTGGCGGAGTGGGATTGCCTTCATACATGCGTGCAGCTGTGTTTCGGGAACCCAATAAGCCCCTCACCATTGAAGAGTTCCAAATTCCTCGCCCCAAAGCTGGCGAGGTTCTCATCAAGACCAAAg CCTGTGGAGTCTGCCACTCTGATCTCCATGTTATGAAAGGTGAACTTCCATTTTCTAGTCCTTGTGTTGTGGGGCATGAGATAACTGGTGAAGTTGTTGAACTTGGGCCACTCACAGACCACAAATTAATAGAAAG ATATCCGATTGGGTCCCGCGTTGTGGGAGCTTTCATCATGCCTTGTGGTAATTGTTCCTACTGTTCAAAG GGCCATGACGATTTATGTGAGGATTTCTTTGCTTATAACCGAGCTAAAGGAACTCTTTATGATGGTGAAACTCGGCTGTTCCTCCGCGATGGTG GGACACCAGTTTTCATGTATAGTATGGGAGGCCTTGCTGAATACTGTGTTGTGCCAGTACATGCATTGACTAATTTACCAGAATCATTGCCATACACAGAGTCTGCAATTTTAGGATGTGCAGTTTTTACTGCTTATGGAGCCATGGCTCACGCGGCTGAGGTGCGTCCTGGGGATTCTGTTGCTGTGATTGGAGTTGGGGGTGTTGGTTCAAG TTGTTTGCAGATAGCAAGAGCCTTTGGTGCTTCTGATATTATTGCTGTGGATGTTCAGGATGATAAACTGCAGAAAGCCAAGTTATTTGGTGCCACTCACActataaatgcaaaacaagAAGATGCCATTGAAAAGATAAGG GAAATAACTGGGGGAGCAGGTGTGGACGTTGCAGTGGAAGCCTTAGGAAAACCACAGACATTTTTCCAGTGTTTCAATAGTGTGAGAGATGGAGGAAAAGCTGTAATGATAGGACTAACGCAATCTGGTGCCATAGGGGAGGTGGATATAAACCGTCTTGTTCGTAGAAAG ATTCAAGTCATTGGTTCCTATGGAGGAAGGGCTAGGCAAGATCTCCCCAAATTGGTGAGACTGGCAGAAACTGGTATCTTCAATCTCTCTGATGCTGTTTCTAGAAAATACACATTTGAGGAGGCAGGCCAAGCATTCCAGGATCTCAACGAGGGAAAAATTGTCGGTCGAGCTGTGATTGAGATAATGTAA